The following are encoded in a window of Rosa chinensis cultivar Old Blush chromosome 4, RchiOBHm-V2, whole genome shotgun sequence genomic DNA:
- the LOC112200799 gene encoding GDSL esterase/lipase At4g16230 isoform X1 yields MGGIFIDGKFILSIIFSLWRMCLAKETPANFVFGDSLVEVGNNNYIPSLSKADYPPNGIDFGKPTGRYTNARTVIDIIGQSALGLKEFTPPYLAPTTAGPVILRGVNYASGGGGILNETGKIYVGRINMDAQIDNFANTRQDIISSIGLPAAVELLRRALFSVTIGSNDFLSNYLVPVITEVKRKLIPPETFVGILIARFRLQLTRLYNLGARRMVVINLGPIGCIPFEREVNLVADPEKCAEFPNQLARSFNAKLRTLVTELNKNLPGAKFVYANVHSIVEDIIENYISYGFENTNSACCSVVGRYGGLIACGPQPSMVCEDRSKYVFWDPYHPSDASNMIIARRLLYGNSSDISPMNIVQLLQAS; encoded by the exons ATGGGTGGCATATTTATAGATGGAAAATTCATTCTTAGCATAATTTTTTCACTGTGGAGAATGTGTTTGGCAAAAGAAACTCCTGCTAATTTTGTGTTTGGGGATTCTCTGGTTGAAGTTGGAAACAACAACTACATTCCCTCACTCTCCAAGGCTGATTATCCTCCCAATGGAATCGATTTTGGAAAGCCTACTGGGCGATACACAAATGCAAGAACCGTCATTGACATTATAG GTCAGAGTGCTCTGGGTTTGAAGGAGTTCACACCTCCTTACTTAGCTCCCACAACAGCTGGACCAGTAATTCTGAGGGGTGTCAACTATGCTTCAGGTGGAGGTGGAATTCTTaatgaaacaggaaaaataTAT GTTGGTAGAATAAACATGGATGCACAGATAGATAATTTTGCAAATACCAGACAAGACATCATCTCAAGCATTGGTCTTCCTGCAGCAGTAGAGCTACTTAGAAGAGCTCTCTTCTCAGTAACAATCGGCTCAAACGATTTCCTCAGTAACTACTTGGTGCCAGTTATAACCGAGGTTAAGAGGAAGTTGATACCACCGGAAACTTTTGTTGGCATTTTGATTGCAAGATTCAGACTGCAACTTACA AGACTGTACAATTTGGGTGCAAGGAGGATGGTTGTGATAAATTTAGGACCTATTGGGTGTATACCCTTTGAGAGGGAAGTAAATCTGGTAGCTGATCCAGAAAAGTGTGCTGAATTTCCAAATCAATTAGCACGGTCATTCAATGCCAAGCTAAGGACCCTTGTCACCGAGCTAAACAAGAATCTTCCCGGGGCCAAATTTGTGTATGCAAATGTTCATAGTATTGTGGAAGACATCATTGAGAACTACATATCATATG GTTTCGAGAATACAAACTCTGCATGCTGCAGTGTAGTAGGGCGCTACGGGGGTCTAATCGCATGTGGTCCTCAGCCCTCAATGGTTTGCGAGGACCGGTCGAAGTATGTGTTTTGGGATCCTTACCATCCTTCTGATGCTTCTAATATGATCATAGCAAGGCGTCTCTTGTATGGGAACTCCAGTGATATTTCACCCATGAATATTGTGCAGCTCCTCCAAGCTTCTTGA
- the LOC112200799 gene encoding GDSL esterase/lipase At4g16230 isoform X2: protein MGGIFIDGKFILSIIFSLWRMCLAKETPANFVFGDSLVEVGNNNYIPSLSKADYPPNGIDFGKPTGRYTNARTVIDIIGQSALGLKEFTPPYLAPTTAGPVILRGVNYASGGGGILNETGKIYVGRINMDAQIDNFANTRQDIISSIGLPAAVELLRRALFSVTIGSNDFLSNYLVPVITERLYNLGARRMVVINLGPIGCIPFEREVNLVADPEKCAEFPNQLARSFNAKLRTLVTELNKNLPGAKFVYANVHSIVEDIIENYISYGFENTNSACCSVVGRYGGLIACGPQPSMVCEDRSKYVFWDPYHPSDASNMIIARRLLYGNSSDISPMNIVQLLQAS, encoded by the exons ATGGGTGGCATATTTATAGATGGAAAATTCATTCTTAGCATAATTTTTTCACTGTGGAGAATGTGTTTGGCAAAAGAAACTCCTGCTAATTTTGTGTTTGGGGATTCTCTGGTTGAAGTTGGAAACAACAACTACATTCCCTCACTCTCCAAGGCTGATTATCCTCCCAATGGAATCGATTTTGGAAAGCCTACTGGGCGATACACAAATGCAAGAACCGTCATTGACATTATAG GTCAGAGTGCTCTGGGTTTGAAGGAGTTCACACCTCCTTACTTAGCTCCCACAACAGCTGGACCAGTAATTCTGAGGGGTGTCAACTATGCTTCAGGTGGAGGTGGAATTCTTaatgaaacaggaaaaataTAT GTTGGTAGAATAAACATGGATGCACAGATAGATAATTTTGCAAATACCAGACAAGACATCATCTCAAGCATTGGTCTTCCTGCAGCAGTAGAGCTACTTAGAAGAGCTCTCTTCTCAGTAACAATCGGCTCAAACGATTTCCTCAGTAACTACTTGGTGCCAGTTATAACCGAG AGACTGTACAATTTGGGTGCAAGGAGGATGGTTGTGATAAATTTAGGACCTATTGGGTGTATACCCTTTGAGAGGGAAGTAAATCTGGTAGCTGATCCAGAAAAGTGTGCTGAATTTCCAAATCAATTAGCACGGTCATTCAATGCCAAGCTAAGGACCCTTGTCACCGAGCTAAACAAGAATCTTCCCGGGGCCAAATTTGTGTATGCAAATGTTCATAGTATTGTGGAAGACATCATTGAGAACTACATATCATATG GTTTCGAGAATACAAACTCTGCATGCTGCAGTGTAGTAGGGCGCTACGGGGGTCTAATCGCATGTGGTCCTCAGCCCTCAATGGTTTGCGAGGACCGGTCGAAGTATGTGTTTTGGGATCCTTACCATCCTTCTGATGCTTCTAATATGATCATAGCAAGGCGTCTCTTGTATGGGAACTCCAGTGATATTTCACCCATGAATATTGTGCAGCTCCTCCAAGCTTCTTGA
- the LOC112198422 gene encoding nudix hydrolase 14, chloroplastic: MSSDSSPPLTYSITLSCQPVQIVAAPHISDSDFRSAIDSSLFKQWLKNTQSENGILHGGSMSLTRVLIQGVDMFGKHIGFLKFQADVFDKQTGKKVPGIVFARGAAVAVLILLKSEEMTYAVLTEQVDICFGFCNKRYNAVLI, translated from the exons ATGTCATCTGACTCATCACCACCATTAACTTACTCCATTACTCTATCCTGTCAACCCGTCCAGATCGTCGCTGCCCCCCATATCTCCGATTCCGATTTCAG GAGTGCTATCGATTCTTCTTTGTTTAAGCAGTGGCTGAAGAACACCCAGAGTGAAAATGGGATTTTACACGGCGGTTCCATGTCTCTTACACGAGTTCTAATTCAG GGAGTGGATATGTTCGGGAAGCACATTGGTTTTCTGAAATTCCAAGCAGATGTATTCGATAAACAAACAGGGAAAAAG GTTCCAGGTATTGTGTTTGCAAGAGGAGCAGCTGTAGCTGTGCTTATCCTTTTGAAGTCAGAGGAGATGACGTATGCTGTTCTTACTGAGCAGGTAGatatttgttttggtttttgcaACAAGCGTTACAATGCTGTACTTATCTAA
- the LOC112199497 gene encoding uncharacterized protein LOC112199497 encodes MAEDLEGKGGVLSDDARQFRASFAAPIPAVASARQVNLCAIKEGLKMVAAMQVNNVIIETDCLEAVSSIAAVQFTYVDEEGLIDDIRQELTHRTDIIVQHNSRVCNRVAHYLANVAYGASHGSI; translated from the exons ATGGCAGAAGATTTGGAAGGCAAAG GAGGTGTTTTGAGTGATGATGCAAGACAGTTTCGAGCCTCATTTGCTGCCCCAATTCCAGCTGTTGCTTCTGCAAGACAAGTAAATCTGTGTGCTATCAAGGAGGGCTTGAAGATGGTAGCTGCGATGCAGGTTAACAATGTCATCATCGAAACAGATTGTCTGGAAGCGGTTTCTAGTATTGCTGCCGTACAATTCACTTATGTCGATGAGGAAGGATTAATTGATGACATTCGTCAGGAACTCACCCACAGAACTGACATTATAGTGCAACATAATTCACGTGTTTGCAACCGTGTAGCCCACTATTTAGCTAATGTAGCTTATGGAGCTAGTCATGGCTCTATTTAG
- the LOC112199498 gene encoding uncharacterized protein LOC112199498 — translation MKALGQKLSDWHRVDFNKQQIEMRVIQEKLNDLMRQPHSVQLYEEQGLLHVQYSHLHALQEKYWKQRSRALWLKEGDRNTAYFHRKQAIGRKIFSAEIVNMEALQNLLIDATPCKVTNQMNEMLVAPYIDEEIKRALFQMHPSKSPGPDGRLISDNTLVANEAAHFMHKLKHQDASFFSLKLDISKAYDRLDWSFIFAILTRLGFADQWIQIIMKCVTSVTYSIFIQGALISQAVNQHTIQGLTICPQAPTLHHLFFANDSILFGSATNVECVQYKFILDTYEKALGQKVNFQKSSVVFSNNVKDDRQQELASILGVQCVKEHDKYLGLPMRVGRSKSAIFAYIKEKLTKKISQLEGKDLKCSW, via the exons ATGAAGGCATTAGGGCAGAAACTAAGTGACTGGCATCGTGTTGATTTCAACAAACAACAAATTGAGATGAGAGTGATTCAGGAAAAGCTTAATGACTTGATGAGGCAGCCTCACTCGGTCCAACTGTATGAAGAACAAGGTTTGTTGCATGTTCAATATAGTCATTTACATGCCCTACAAGAGAAGTATTGGAAGCAAAGGTCTCGTGCTCTTTGGTTAAAAGAAGGAGATAGGAACACTGCTTATTTCCATAGGAAGCAAGCAATCGGAAGA AAAATCTTCTCAGCAGAAATTGTAAATATGGAAGCTTTGCAAAATTTGCTGATTGATGCTACACCATGCAAGGTCACAAATCAAATGAATGAAATGCTGGTAGCCCCATACATAGATGAGGAGATCAAGAGAGCCCTCTTCCAGATGCACCCATCCAAAAGTCCTGGTCCAGATG GTAGATTGATATCTGATAATACTTTAGTAGCAAATGAGGCTGCACACTTCATGCATAAGTTGAAACATCAGGATGCAAGTTTTTTCTCATTGAAGCTTGATATTTCTAAAGCTTATGACAGACTTGACTGGTCCTTCATATTTGCCATTCTGACAAGGTTGGGTTTTGCTGATCAATGGATTCAAATCATCATGAAATGTGTGACATCTGTGACATATTCTATTTTCATTCAGG GAGCCCTAATCTCCCAAGCTGTGAATCAACACACCATTCAGGGGCTTACTATATGTCCCCAAGCACCCACTTTGcatcatcttttctttgcaaATGACAGTATCCTATTTGGGTCTGCAACAAATGTGGAATGTGTGCAATACAAATTTATTCTTGATACGTATGAAAAAGCCTTAGGACAAAAGGTGAACTTTCAGAAAAGCAGTGTTGTCTTTAGTAATAATGTCAAGGATGACAGGCAACAAGAATTAGCTTCTATTCTTGGTGTTCAATGTGTCAAGGAGCATGACAAGTATCTGGGATTACCTATGCGGGTTGGGAGATCCAAGTCAGCTATCTTTGCTTATATCAAGGaaaaattgacaaaaaaaattagtCAGTTGGAAGGCAAAGATCTTAAGTGCAGCTGGTAA